The following are encoded in a window of Natronoarchaeum philippinense genomic DNA:
- a CDS encoding electron transfer flavoprotein subunit alpha/FixB family protein, producing MSDVLAVAEHRRGDLRDVSYELVTAGRALADQTGGDLHVAVIGGAVGEFAEKLDREGVDRVLTVPEGEEFNHDISLQAVEQLAADVDPAVVLAPNSVNGLDYAPAVASALGLPYVSDAIDLSIDGDTLRAEREMYGSKVATTCEVDATDGVVATIRGGEWPAAEGRGDAEIETFEVDIDDDAITSSVRGFEEVGGGDVDISEADVLVSVGRGIEEEENLDLVRDLADALDATLSSSRPIVDNGWLPKNRQVGQSGKVVTPDVYIAVGISGAVQHVAGMKGSDTIVAINNDPSAPIFDIADYGIVDDLFDVVPALIEEFQ from the coding sequence ATGAGCGACGTACTCGCCGTCGCCGAACACCGACGCGGCGACCTCCGGGACGTGAGCTACGAACTCGTCACGGCGGGGCGCGCGCTCGCCGACCAGACCGGCGGCGACCTCCACGTCGCCGTGATCGGCGGCGCCGTCGGGGAGTTCGCCGAGAAGCTCGACCGCGAGGGCGTCGATCGCGTGCTCACCGTGCCGGAAGGCGAGGAGTTCAACCACGACATCTCCCTGCAAGCGGTCGAACAGCTCGCCGCCGATGTCGATCCCGCGGTCGTGCTCGCGCCCAACAGCGTCAACGGGCTCGACTACGCGCCCGCGGTCGCCTCCGCGCTCGGACTGCCGTACGTCTCGGACGCGATCGACCTCTCGATCGACGGCGACACGTTGCGGGCCGAACGCGAGATGTACGGCTCGAAGGTTGCAACCACCTGCGAGGTCGACGCGACCGACGGCGTCGTGGCGACGATCCGCGGCGGCGAGTGGCCGGCCGCCGAGGGCCGCGGCGACGCCGAAATCGAGACGTTCGAGGTCGACATCGACGATGACGCGATCACCTCGTCGGTCCGCGGGTTCGAGGAGGTCGGCGGCGGTGATGTCGACATCAGCGAGGCCGACGTGCTCGTCTCGGTCGGTCGCGGTATCGAAGAAGAGGAGAACCTCGACCTCGTGCGCGATCTGGCCGACGCCTTGGACGCGACGCTGTCGTCGTCCCGACCGATCGTCGACAACGGCTGGCTCCCCAAGAACCGGCAGGTCGGCCAGTCGGGCAAGGTCGTCACCCCCGACGTGTACATCGCGGTCGGCATCTCCGGCGCCGTCCAGCACGTCGCCGGCATGAAGGGCTCGGATACGATCGTTGCGATCAACAACGATCCGAGCGCGCCGATCTTCGACATCGCGGACTACGGCATCGTCGACGACCTCTTCGACGTGGTGCCGGCGTTGATCGAGGAGTTCCAGTAG
- a CDS encoding electron transfer flavoprotein subunit beta/FixA family protein: MKILVTVKEVATVADDFEIEGTEIGEQYREYDLNEWDDYAIEAAVQLAEAGDDVEVVTATIGPERSEETIRMALAKGADRAIRVWDDALADAETLDVGSKAEILEGVVEAEEPDLVLTGVQAEDDAFGGTGVALAERVGYGWAAVVNNLDLEPGADVASVRRELEGGVEELTDVELPAVLTIQTGINEPRYASLRGIRQAQSKELDVQTLEDLDLGAAAADSSLAVTDMFVPETDSDAELFEGDAGESAAKLAGVLRDKGVSAE; encoded by the coding sequence ATGAAGATTCTGGTCACCGTCAAGGAAGTGGCGACGGTCGCGGACGACTTCGAGATCGAGGGGACGGAAATCGGTGAGCAGTACCGGGAGTACGACCTCAACGAGTGGGACGACTACGCCATCGAGGCGGCCGTACAGCTCGCCGAAGCCGGCGACGATGTCGAGGTCGTCACGGCGACGATCGGCCCCGAGCGCAGCGAGGAGACGATCCGGATGGCGCTGGCGAAAGGCGCCGACCGGGCGATCCGAGTCTGGGACGACGCGCTGGCCGACGCCGAGACGCTCGACGTGGGCTCGAAAGCCGAGATTCTCGAAGGCGTCGTCGAGGCCGAAGAGCCCGACCTAGTGTTGACGGGCGTCCAAGCCGAGGACGACGCCTTCGGCGGCACGGGCGTTGCGCTGGCCGAGCGCGTCGGCTACGGCTGGGCGGCCGTCGTCAACAACCTCGATCTGGAACCCGGCGCTGACGTGGCGTCGGTCCGTCGCGAACTCGAAGGCGGCGTCGAAGAGCTGACCGATGTCGAGCTTCCGGCCGTCCTGACGATCCAGACCGGGATCAACGAGCCCCGGTACGCGAGCCTGCGGGGCATCCGACAGGCCCAATCCAAGGAACTCGACGTGCAGACGCTCGAGGACCTCGACCTCGGCGCCGCGGCGGCCGACAGCAGTCTCGCCGTGACCGACATGTTCGTCCCCGAAACCGACAGCGACGCCGAGCTGTTCGAGGGCGACGCCGGAGAGAGCGCGGCCAAACTTGCGGGTGTCCTCCGTGACAAAGGGGTGAGCGCCGAATGA
- a CDS encoding helix-turn-helix transcriptional regulator, producing MRVRAALLIVPLLFALLVAPTAAASPGIPGSADGTSQLAGSTAIQSDGTNQTELRQVFRINLTADGDARWTATTRIHGIDTPDERESFNDLAREHEAGHAEAGYSTETFEPFVANASAATGREMSITDVNHSARLANETGYLSFSFTWTNFAQVEGENVVLGDAFQTETGTWLPRLEAGQRLVIAAPPGYAFDSWNFGTSPDGGVDSGTAAWTGPTSFDAGDIEATYVPTGDTGGPDPPGPDPSLGTAPLVGGGLLAVLLGLAVAWYASDLRREDVMAYVDSLADADGSSVAAGDGGEARSQASTDVDDADPTPSPADEAAPESGTTEAGGGRATAESASTAATASGAEQAVTDADDEDADQVDPELLSDEERVERLLQQNGGRMKQASIVTETGWSNAKVSQLLSAMDDDDRVDKLRIGRENLISLPDEDVTDGE from the coding sequence ATGCGGGTTCGCGCCGCCCTCCTGATCGTCCCGCTGTTGTTCGCCCTCCTCGTCGCACCCACAGCGGCGGCTAGTCCGGGCATACCCGGCAGTGCCGACGGCACGTCGCAGCTGGCGGGGTCGACCGCCATCCAGAGCGACGGCACTAACCAGACCGAGCTCAGGCAGGTGTTCCGGATCAACCTCACCGCCGATGGCGACGCGCGCTGGACCGCGACGACGCGGATTCACGGCATCGACACGCCCGACGAGCGCGAATCGTTCAACGATCTCGCCCGCGAGCACGAGGCCGGTCACGCCGAGGCTGGGTATTCGACCGAGACCTTCGAGCCGTTCGTTGCCAACGCGTCGGCGGCGACCGGCCGCGAGATGTCGATTACCGACGTGAACCACTCGGCCCGCCTCGCCAACGAGACCGGCTACCTCTCGTTTTCGTTCACGTGGACGAACTTCGCGCAGGTCGAGGGTGAGAACGTCGTGCTGGGCGACGCGTTCCAGACCGAGACGGGAACGTGGCTGCCCCGGCTCGAAGCGGGGCAGCGCCTCGTCATCGCCGCGCCGCCCGGCTACGCCTTCGACTCGTGGAACTTCGGTACTTCGCCCGACGGCGGCGTCGACAGCGGCACCGCAGCGTGGACCGGTCCCACGTCGTTCGATGCGGGCGACATCGAGGCGACGTACGTGCCCACGGGTGACACCGGCGGGCCGGATCCCCCGGGACCGGACCCCTCCCTCGGAACGGCGCCGCTGGTCGGGGGCGGGCTACTGGCCGTCCTGCTCGGGCTCGCCGTCGCTTGGTACGCGTCCGACCTCCGGCGCGAGGACGTGATGGCGTACGTCGACTCGCTCGCCGACGCCGATGGCAGTTCGGTCGCGGCCGGCGACGGCGGCGAAGCCCGGTCGCAGGCGAGCACCGATGTCGATGATGCCGATCCAACTCCCTCGCCCGCCGACGAAGCGGCGCCGGAGAGCGGGACGACCGAAGCCGGCGGCGGCAGAGCAACGGCCGAGAGCGCAAGCACGGCCGCCACAGCTTCTGGGGCTGAACAGGCTGTGACCGATGCTGACGACGAGGACGCCGACCAAGTCGACCCCGAACTGCTCAGCGACGAGGAACGCGTCGAGCGACTCCTCCAGCAGAACGGCGGTCGGATGAAACAGGCGTCGATCGTCACCGAAACCGGCTGGTCGAACGCCAAGGTGTCCCAGCTGCTGTCGGCGATGGACGACGACGACCGCGTCGACAAGCTTCGAATCGGCCGCGAGAACCTGATCAGCCTGCCAGACGAGGACGTTACCGACGGCGAGTGA
- a CDS encoding DUF7096 domain-containing protein encodes MTRLRAVVFAALLVLSLPAASVAGPAAPAVPDTGDATPTAEPRLDALTISSSGSGVSWVTVGGDTSTSYAGASAGIGSSLGDADAELRAAFAATRIENSYGAAASDAGRQRIINQSVDDIKATIGELHEREQAAAQRYARGEITGAEFLSTIGRIHAEATALETRVNTVTELASDERARDIRLNGQLARFQTPMRADIAAALEGDRGPVEDIRIASNGSNVVMDRIVGSEYRRESVQYDSYVNDGPIRFESLLDVTDGMDVSERGAELYPWIYSNSRNDNSHRWYNSLMWVRIEHDRGTLQTFLDGTTRDVVLEYHELDVSDLETSPTVSNTANGIKVAAHRVPDGGPVRVNVTTPDGAALDANVTIDDHTVAVGDDGTEWIPARSGPVSVTATVGGDSVTVENKTATVTVR; translated from the coding sequence ATGACGCGTCTCCGCGCGGTGGTCTTTGCAGCCCTCCTCGTACTGTCGCTCCCTGCGGCCTCGGTCGCAGGGCCGGCAGCGCCGGCGGTACCTGACACAGGCGACGCGACGCCGACGGCAGAGCCACGGCTCGACGCCCTCACGATCAGCAGCTCGGGCAGCGGCGTCTCGTGGGTGACGGTCGGCGGCGACACGAGCACGTCGTACGCCGGAGCGAGCGCCGGCATCGGGAGTTCGCTGGGCGACGCCGACGCCGAACTGCGCGCGGCGTTCGCCGCCACTCGGATCGAGAACAGCTACGGCGCCGCGGCGTCGGACGCCGGGCGACAGAGAATCATCAACCAATCCGTCGACGACATCAAAGCGACCATCGGCGAGCTACACGAACGGGAGCAGGCTGCCGCACAGCGGTACGCCCGCGGCGAGATCACAGGCGCCGAGTTCCTCTCGACGATCGGCCGGATCCACGCCGAAGCGACGGCGTTGGAAACGCGTGTTAACACGGTTACCGAGCTCGCGTCGGACGAGCGAGCCCGCGACATCCGCCTCAACGGACAGCTGGCCCGCTTCCAGACGCCGATGCGGGCTGACATCGCCGCGGCGCTGGAAGGCGACCGGGGGCCGGTCGAAGACATCCGGATCGCGTCGAACGGAAGCAACGTGGTGATGGATCGGATCGTCGGATCGGAGTACCGCCGCGAATCCGTCCAGTACGATAGCTACGTCAACGACGGGCCGATCAGGTTCGAGAGCCTGCTCGACGTGACCGACGGGATGGACGTCAGCGAGCGCGGCGCGGAGCTGTACCCGTGGATCTACTCGAACAGCCGCAACGACAACTCCCACCGATGGTACAACTCGCTGATGTGGGTCCGAATCGAGCACGATCGAGGGACCTTACAGACGTTCCTCGACGGCACCACCCGTGATGTCGTGCTGGAGTACCACGAACTCGATGTCAGCGACCTCGAAACGTCGCCGACGGTGAGCAACACGGCAAACGGCATCAAGGTCGCGGCGCACCGTGTTCCCGACGGTGGGCCGGTCCGGGTTAACGTGACGACGCCCGACGGCGCCGCGCTCGACGCCAACGTGACCATCGATGACCACACCGTTGCTGTCGGCGACGACGGAACGGAATGGATTCCGGCACGCTCGGGACCGGTGTCGGTCACCGCCACGGTCGGGGGCGACTCGGTGACAGTTGAGAACAAGACGGCGACGGTGACGGTCCGGTAG
- a CDS encoding type IV pilin gives MTRRGVAPVVGVALLVFVSVALAAVVAGGLAAVDADGPPAQAALAVDVDTEADEITVSHGGGSTLDPEAVSVSITVNGSALAQQPPVPFFSANGFVSGPTGPFNPAWSGDWGAGESASLRIAGTNAPGGIDPGATVDVVVRVDGQILAERSVAAE, from the coding sequence GTGACGCGTCGAGGTGTCGCTCCCGTAGTTGGTGTCGCGCTGCTCGTGTTCGTCAGCGTCGCGCTCGCTGCTGTCGTCGCCGGCGGGCTGGCGGCCGTCGACGCCGACGGCCCGCCGGCACAGGCAGCGCTGGCGGTCGATGTCGACACAGAGGCCGACGAAATCACAGTGAGCCACGGCGGAGGGAGCACACTTGACCCAGAGGCAGTCTCGGTCAGCATCACGGTAAACGGCAGCGCGCTAGCGCAGCAGCCACCGGTGCCGTTTTTCTCTGCAAACGGGTTCGTTTCGGGGCCGACGGGACCGTTCAATCCGGCGTGGAGCGGCGACTGGGGCGCGGGCGAATCGGCGTCGCTACGGATCGCCGGCACGAACGCGCCGGGCGGGATCGACCCCGGAGCGACCGTCGACGTTGTCGTCCGCGTCGACGGTCAGATACTGGCGGAGCGAAGCGTCGCGGCCGAGTGA
- a CDS encoding methyltransferase domain-containing protein has product MGVLENKRRARLFYKYLSQVYDRVNPFVWNERMRDEAIGMLDIDADDRVLDVGSGTGFATEGLLEHSDNVHGLDQSVHQMEKAWAKLGKHDPVQFARGDAERLPYQTDSFDVLWSSGSIEYWPNPVMALREFRRVVKPGGQVLIVGPNNPKSTIGQKVADAIMLFYDADEADRMFSRAGYEEIEHRLMGPSHKPDVAIVTVARVPE; this is encoded by the coding sequence ATGGGCGTTCTCGAGAACAAGCGGCGCGCACGGCTGTTCTACAAGTACCTCTCGCAAGTGTACGACCGCGTCAACCCGTTCGTCTGGAACGAACGGATGCGCGACGAGGCGATCGGCATGCTCGACATCGACGCCGACGACCGCGTGCTCGACGTGGGATCGGGTACCGGCTTTGCGACCGAGGGACTGCTGGAGCACTCTGACAACGTGCATGGACTCGACCAGAGCGTCCACCAGATGGAGAAAGCGTGGGCGAAACTCGGCAAGCACGACCCCGTGCAGTTCGCGCGCGGCGACGCCGAGCGACTTCCCTATCAGACCGACAGCTTCGACGTGCTCTGGTCCTCGGGATCGATCGAGTACTGGCCGAACCCCGTGATGGCGCTGCGCGAGTTCCGGCGCGTCGTGAAGCCGGGCGGACAGGTGCTGATCGTCGGGCCGAACAACCCCAAGAGTACGATCGGACAGAAGGTCGCGGACGCGATCATGCTGTTTTACGACGCCGACGAGGCGGATCGGATGTTCTCGCGCGCGGGCTACGAGGAGATCGAACACCGTCTGATGGGGCCATCCCACAAACCCGACGTAGCCATCGTCACCGTCGCCCGCGTGCCCGAGTAG
- the ahaH gene encoding ATP synthase archaeal subunit H, which yields MPRPEVLDRIQTAEDEADEIVAEAEADRDDRIAEARERAEEIREQADAEARQLKDERLSEAREELSEEREEILEEGRQQRDQLAEKASGREDEVVEHVLEVFTEAVHAQT from the coding sequence ATGCCGAGGCCAGAGGTTCTCGACCGAATACAGACGGCCGAAGACGAAGCTGACGAGATCGTCGCGGAGGCCGAGGCGGATCGGGACGACCGCATCGCCGAGGCCCGCGAGCGCGCCGAGGAGATCCGCGAGCAAGCGGACGCCGAGGCCCGCCAACTGAAAGACGAGCGACTCTCGGAGGCCCGCGAAGAACTGTCCGAGGAGCGCGAGGAGATCCTCGAAGAAGGACGCCAGCAGCGCGACCAACTCGCCGAGAAGGCAAGCGGACGTGAAGACGAGGTGGTCGAACACGTCCTCGAGGTGTTCACGGAGGCGGTGCATGCTCAGACCTGA
- a CDS encoding V-type ATP synthase subunit I encodes MLRPERMSKVSVAGSRAVMKPVIDAIHDLNLVHLSDYDGSWEGFDNGDPAAGAEAASEKLVTVRSLQSILGVEDEDAGPSRIVDDEALDEELAEIQSEVNELDDRRSELRDELREVDDRISSMAPFAELGIDLDLLGGYDTLDVRVGEGDEEALRAALADADSVDEFELFGGDGDVVAAFVYPADDAGEGALDDALVGVDFAELDVPDAEGSPEEYLEELRHRKQQLESKLDSIESELEEIKVDAAGFLLAAEEKLSIEVQQTEAPLQFATTERAFVAEGWVPTDRYDDLVAALDDAVGDRVEVEELERAEYTEDGHAAHTEEVDHDDAEDDAAAASTGDAEEEPPKAATDGGTATATAAGSSSAVTMADDPPVIQDNVKAAQPFEFLLEMINRPKYSELDPTLILLLTFPAFYGFMLGDLGYGLLYIGVGYLLYSRFEDDVFRSLGAIGMWAGGFTALFGVLYGEMFGMHFLGEIVFPSGSPPMHKGLQPAFSYYGQAWLVASLLLGLLHLTIGYVFGFINDLDHGVVESYLEHGSWATLMIGLWTWVFSRHLEGAKPDMLYTSFGPQGEHTALNLGFSGLPEAVGLFVGVPLLAIGFLTMVYGEVKHYGLMGILIGGLESFSVFGDVLSYLRIGAVILAKAGMAFVVNLLFFGVYVVDGEWHFATSHAPSYYAEHGYHGHEVTEIMFGGLLHGGIASAVAGVFILVIGHLVVLLLGVTSAGLQGIRLEYVEFFDKFYEGGGRVFSPFGYDREYTAED; translated from the coding sequence ATGCTCAGACCTGAGCGGATGAGCAAGGTGTCGGTGGCCGGCTCGCGCGCGGTCATGAAGCCAGTCATCGACGCGATCCACGACCTCAACCTAGTCCACCTCAGTGACTACGACGGCTCGTGGGAGGGCTTCGACAACGGCGACCCGGCCGCGGGCGCCGAGGCGGCGTCGGAGAAGCTGGTCACCGTCCGTTCGCTCCAGAGCATCCTCGGCGTCGAAGACGAGGACGCCGGCCCGAGCCGGATCGTCGACGACGAGGCGCTCGACGAGGAGCTCGCGGAGATCCAGTCGGAGGTCAACGAACTCGACGACCGACGCAGTGAGCTTCGAGACGAACTCCGCGAGGTCGACGACCGCATCAGCTCGATGGCGCCGTTTGCCGAGCTCGGGATCGACCTCGATCTGCTCGGCGGCTACGACACGCTTGACGTGCGTGTCGGCGAAGGTGACGAGGAGGCGCTCCGCGCCGCCCTCGCCGACGCCGACAGCGTCGACGAGTTCGAGCTGTTCGGCGGCGACGGCGACGTCGTCGCGGCCTTCGTCTACCCTGCTGATGACGCAGGCGAGGGCGCGCTCGACGACGCGCTCGTCGGCGTCGACTTCGCCGAGCTCGACGTGCCCGACGCGGAGGGCAGCCCCGAGGAGTATCTCGAAGAACTGCGCCACCGCAAACAGCAGCTCGAATCGAAGCTCGACTCGATCGAGAGCGAGCTCGAAGAGATCAAAGTCGACGCAGCGGGCTTCCTGCTGGCCGCCGAAGAGAAGCTGTCCATCGAGGTCCAGCAGACCGAAGCGCCCCTGCAGTTTGCGACGACCGAGCGCGCGTTCGTCGCCGAAGGCTGGGTGCCGACCGATCGCTACGACGATCTGGTCGCCGCGCTCGACGACGCCGTCGGCGATCGCGTCGAGGTCGAAGAGCTCGAACGCGCCGAGTACACCGAGGACGGCCACGCGGCCCACACCGAGGAAGTCGACCACGACGACGCCGAGGACGACGCCGCGGCGGCGTCGACCGGCGACGCCGAAGAAGAGCCGCCCAAGGCGGCTACGGATGGTGGGACCGCCACCGCAACGGCAGCCGGCTCATCGAGCGCGGTCACGATGGCCGACGACCCGCCGGTGATTCAGGACAACGTCAAGGCGGCCCAACCGTTCGAGTTCCTGCTCGAGATGATCAACCGGCCGAAATACTCCGAGCTGGACCCGACGCTCATCCTGCTGTTGACGTTCCCGGCGTTCTACGGGTTCATGCTGGGCGATCTGGGCTACGGCCTGCTGTATATCGGCGTCGGCTACCTGCTCTATAGCCGCTTCGAGGACGACGTGTTCCGCAGCCTCGGTGCGATCGGCATGTGGGCTGGCGGCTTCACGGCGCTGTTCGGCGTGCTGTACGGTGAGATGTTCGGGATGCACTTCCTCGGAGAGATCGTGTTCCCGAGCGGAAGCCCGCCGATGCACAAGGGGCTCCAGCCTGCCTTTAGCTACTACGGACAGGCGTGGCTGGTTGCGAGCCTGCTGCTTGGCTTGCTCCATCTCACGATCGGCTACGTGTTCGGGTTCATCAACGATCTCGACCACGGCGTCGTCGAGTCCTATCTCGAACATGGCTCGTGGGCGACGTTGATGATCGGGCTGTGGACGTGGGTGTTCAGCCGACACCTCGAAGGCGCAAAGCCCGACATGCTGTACACCTCGTTCGGCCCGCAGGGCGAGCACACCGCTTTGAACCTCGGGTTTAGCGGACTCCCCGAAGCCGTCGGGCTGTTCGTCGGCGTCCCGCTGCTGGCGATCGGCTTCCTGACGATGGTCTACGGCGAGGTCAAACACTACGGCCTGATGGGCATCCTCATCGGCGGCCTCGAAAGCTTCAGCGTGTTCGGCGACGTGCTCTCCTACCTCCGGATCGGCGCGGTGATCCTTGCGAAGGCAGGGATGGCGTTCGTCGTCAACCTGCTGTTCTTCGGGGTGTACGTCGTCGACGGCGAGTGGCACTTTGCGACGAGCCACGCGCCGTCGTACTACGCCGAACACGGCTACCACGGCCACGAGGTCACCGAGATCATGTTCGGCGGCCTGCTCCACGGCGGCATCGCCTCGGCGGTCGCCGGCGTGTTCATCCTCGTGATCGGCCACCTCGTCGTCCTGCTGCTGGGCGTCACCAGCGCCGGTCTGCAGGGGATCCGTCTCGAGTACGTCGAGTTCTTCGACAAGTTCTACGAGGGCGGCGGCCGCGTGTTCTCCCCGTTCGGCTACGACCGGGAGTACACCGCCGAGGACTGA
- a CDS encoding V-type ATP synthase subunit E, with product MSLDTVVEDIRDEARARAEDIREEGEARAEEIVAEAEADAEETVAEAEAEAERQIEQEREQKLSSAKLEAKQKRLEARRDTLQSVRETVESELADLSGEEREELTRALLDAAEPEFDDADDVVVYGRADDEELLTEILEDYDGFEYGGEYDCLGGVVVESESSRLRVNNTFDSVLEDVWEDNLREISSRLFEQ from the coding sequence ATGAGTCTGGATACAGTCGTTGAGGACATTCGAGACGAAGCCCGCGCGCGTGCGGAGGACATCCGCGAGGAGGGCGAAGCCCGCGCCGAGGAGATCGTCGCAGAAGCCGAAGCCGACGCCGAGGAGACCGTTGCCGAGGCCGAGGCTGAGGCGGAGCGACAGATCGAACAGGAGCGCGAACAGAAGCTCTCCAGCGCCAAGCTGGAGGCCAAGCAGAAGCGCCTCGAAGCTCGACGCGACACGCTCCAGTCGGTCCGAGAGACCGTCGAATCGGAGCTCGCCGACCTCAGCGGCGAGGAGCGCGAGGAGCTGACCCGCGCGCTGCTCGACGCCGCAGAGCCGGAGTTCGACGACGCCGACGACGTGGTCGTGTACGGTCGCGCCGACGACGAGGAGCTCCTGACCGAGATCCTCGAAGACTACGACGGGTTCGAGTACGGCGGCGAGTACGACTGTCTCGGCGGCGTCGTCGTCGAGAGCGAGTCGAGTCGTCTGCGAGTCAACAACACGTTCGACTCGGTGCTCGAAGACGTCTGGGAGGACAACCTGCGAGAGATCAGCTCGCGGCTCTTCGAACAATGA